AATTTAAATGGGAAATGCTAAGTCAAGCCTCtcgtgttgtttttttttttataaatatttcccaCACTAGCTTTCTCATAGGGAAATtctcaaacaaaaaaaaattctatgaATATATGATTAGCATTTGTTTCCTTATTAGCTCGTAAACATTGTAACTTTGAGttcaaaaattcattttgAACTGGGACTTTGTaccataataatattactaaaaTATCTAATAAAATATGGTTTAAAAGAATATTCAGAGTTCATCAGTTAAGCCTTAGTTCcctatatttaaaaatagactttaatatttttccctgTGTAGAACATCAAGGCAGCCTATAATCATCTGGCTTTTCCCAGCACCCATCCCAACCTGATCTCGCTTCGGATCCAGTTTGCGTTCAATTATCCACACCGGCACTCACCTGTAGTCAGGGTTGAGCGAGTACCCATTCTGGGTGAATATTCCATTGGCGAGGTGCACCTCATGGGCTCCTGGCCTCTGGGCCCGGCGATTGGCTCGCATTCCGTTGACAGCCCTCCAGTTGACCACAGGTCGTCCCTGGGACACCAGATCCCTTGTCGGTTGCTGCAAATCCTTCAGCATTAATCCAAACTGTTCATGCAACTTAATCGGATCTACTTGTGCGAAAACATATTCCAATTCACGGTGGCTAGGTCCCTTGGCGCCCAAATATAAAAGTGCCAGGGCGTTGACAATGCTCAGTGGTGAGAAGATTTCCGTTTTCTTGTTGCTCAAATTTTGGCCCAAAAGATTGGCAAAGTGCAGGACACTTTTGGCTACTCCATCCGAGGTGGCTAGATCGACACGTGTTTGGCCAAAGCCGGAACTTGCAGCCGGAAATGGATTTTGTATAGCACTTGGAGGCTGGATGCGGGCCCCCACTGGGTCGATTTTATTGCCAAGGCCATTGACAAGGCCGGGAGAGGTAAGGGGTGGCAGTGTTGGTAACAAAACAGTTGGTTGGTCCTTTGAAAATGGATTTTGTGGTTGagactgttgctgttgctgctgcagtaGTTCCTGTtgaatttgttgttgtttctgtttctcttgttgctttaattgatattgttgttgctgctcttTCCATTCTTGGCCAATTCGATCTATATAGGCCATGTTTTCGGGCGACCTCAAATCTGGCCGCCAAAGATCCATCTCACAGCAAGCCGCACTTATCATCATCGATGCCATAAGTAAGCGCCACATTTtgtaaatattcaattttaatCTTTTACGCACACAGCactataatatatttattctatatatagatttatttcttctattttttttttgttatattttttatttttaaactaagcGCGATGTGGCCGTTTGGATTGTTAAAGCCAGACTGAGCTGATCCCGCTCAGTGCCCATCTTTTTAAAACTGGAATCGCAAAACTCGTTATCTCGGTAAGCTATGGATCGAGACATACTCTGGGCCTTTGAATATGGATGGATGGCTCTCTGGTAAGTACTCAGCTGATCCCGGGGAGCTCTCTGATGACGAGTCATCGGTAATGCCCCAAGTTTGTTTACAATGATATTctgcacttgttattattgaTTAGTAGGTACCTTTTGTATTGATTTTTCTTTGAATCCACAGAATGGAATCCCATTCAGGTTTCCCTCTCCAATATCTCTTGACTTATGACGTTAATCTCTATTCTCTATATCTCTCTCTATTGTACCTTTGTATCTCTTCAAACCCGGCGAGAAcctatttgaaatatttataagctATACTATATAATTTATGTTAGATGCGTATTCTAAAGCTTTGTCATTGGAAAGTCTGAGAGTAATAATGCTGGGGATTACCCATTTGGATACCCATAGGACTTATAGTCTATTTCCTTAAGAACTTTAAGAAATGCAAATGACTTTAGATGACTCAAATTAAGTCATTTCAAATATCCGTAACGAGTTCAACAGAAATCTGACTTGCATCTCAATGTGTTTGCAAATTCTTCAACAAAAGCCCTTTGCCTTAAAatgatatatttttgtataaattttaaaatatttttatctgGGTGCATCTGAAATCATCTTATCCGGAAATTAAAAGGTTCTgacaattttaaaacaaagagCGATCGGTCACGCGTtgcaaaaagttaataaataaaaactaaacgtgactttaatttaaaaattcaaaggaCAGGtgaataatacattttataaaaataaataaattacttttttACTAAGTAGTACTACGATGCTACCTTTTAAACTAGTACTATGTActgctttttatttgttttaaaattattacaaaatattaatactGATTCACGAATTATAGATATTACCagtttatttagaaaaataacCTTTAATAAAAACGCTCACtccataattatatttttaataaatgtttgctaattcattttatttttttaaaattttcaaatataatcCTGACTTTTAAACAATGTCTTTTTTTAATCAGCCCAATAGATTGTATCGATGGCGCGGAAACCAATCTTTTCAAACATAGTCCGGGAAGGAATATTTTTGGTAACCACTGGAGCCAAAACTTGATCCCCCAAGGCGGAAATTTTAATGGCCATAGATTTTACTAGTAAGCTTCCCAGACCCAGACGTTTGTGGGTATCAAGAACTTGCAGTAAGCCCAAGGAGCCAATGGGTAATCTGAAACGTAATATGAAATATAAATCAATTCTCAAGGTAAATGTTTAGTTTCCAAAAACCCACCTTAAACACCACGCAACTAATTTTCCATTATCATCATAAGCTCCAACAttaacatttaattttataagaTGTCGCACAAAGTTAACCGATTTATCGCTTCGATGAGGCCATATTTCATTGATAGTTTCGGCATCttctatttttaagtttgataAAGTAATTCCAGTAGGGGCTCTAGaagaaatttgatttttaaaagtgtaaaagaaaagatatatctttaaaacttACTCAATTTTAAAAGTATCTATCAGATCTTTGCTGACCTGATACCAAATAGTATCCACAATATGAAGCTCCTTGgtgtaatattttttggaaattgtttCAACCACTGGTTTCAGACGTGAACAAAATCCGAAGAATGTATACTCATTCTCTATGTTTTTCAGGCACTCAATAGCTCTTGTCACACGGTCCAAATTATCAGAGAGTGTGTTGAAATACAGATGCTTGATGCCGACATCCAAATCCAACTAAATTGTGGGAattctttattaaaatttaagctgACTCTGATAATATTGTGACTCTACTTACAGTTAATAAAAAGGTTCCGTCGTCTTCCCAGTTGCCATTTAGAGATAAGATTTTTGCTTCTATACTGGGTTCATATTCCACCCAACTGATGAAATTATTAAGGCAAGGATAACCCTGAGGATCGGTATCCCTGTGGGCATATAGAGCCCTTAGCTTCGTCCATTCGGTGCGGCGAATCTCAATTAATGAATCCTCTCCAGACATAACGACTACCTCCCTTTGCAAATTCCAATCGAAGACTGATCttgaaaactaaataaaaataaagagaaatgATTTTCTTTGTCATAGATTTAAGAGAAAGTTCGTAAAAAAAGAGTGCAAGATAATGAATTAGTCGAATTTTATAACatgcaataaataatttttaataggGTGAAcaatactttttattttaaacaaaaaaaataaagtttacaTCATGGAATTACTgcccaatatagtatattaattGGTCTAAACCCCAGTTTTTCAAACATATTCCGACTACTTTTATTTTCCAACAATACTGTGGCCAAAACTTCCGAGCcagtttttaatatttctttggcTATAAATTGCACAACCATGGACCCCAAACCCTTTCTTCTATGATCGGTTAGGACATGCAGATTTCCCAGACTTCCATGGGGAGAtctaatagaaaaaatattaaaaatatttaataaaaaaatagaaatattattttacctCAGACACCAAGCTAAAGGCTCTCCGCTTGAATTAAAAACACCAGCACTGACATGGTGTTCCATTAATCCTCTTATCAATGTTAAAGAATCGTCGGAGCGATAAGCCCAGTGCTGATCTATCAAGTTAACATGTTCCAAACTAAGATAATCAACTTTAAACGAAGGGTTTACACtaagaattttaaaaatcagtATAATGTAATTTactattcaatttttaataaaatttacccATCCGTTTTCATGTTTTCAACTTCAGAACTGGGCAAGTGATAAACTACAGCACCCGGATGTTCCAATTTATTCAGATCTTGACCTCTTTTCAACCAGTATTGCTCCACTAGTGGTTTCAAGTCTTCCCCATAGGCATTTATCAAATGAAAACCTTTGATTTTTAAAGAACATAATAAATAACCAAGATCTTTTAAGGATCCTCTAATGGTATTCAGGTACAAGAATGACATTTTGGTCATTTTATgctgaaaattaaattcataaattaattataaataaaaagtccgATTGAAATACTTCCTACAATGAGTATATAGTTGCCATGGGCCGACCAATTCTTATCGGTTGTATATATCTTAATTGACTCGCCATCTGATAATGGCTGGTAGTTTATAAAGTACTCCAATAGATCGAATCCCGTGAGATTTTTGCGATCGCCGGCATATAAATCTCTCAGAAGTGCCCACTGATCTCGTGCGATTTCTGTTGTTGTAGAACCCATTGAAGTCAAATTAAAGCTAAGACTGCAACAAAAAACGTGTTAAAAAGTACAGATGTTGTCACAAATACATATAGCCACCCCGGagagtatatttttattctcttAAAGCTTTATTCTCTTAATTCTTTAGAAGATTCTCTCACTTGGAACACCTTCAGAGATTCTTACATTTTAAAAAGATATATCGATAACAACGGATTGTTTTTAGCCAGCTGTTAATATTGGcggtttatttaaattttaaaaataattaatgtaTTCTTAATTAAATCTTTTTAACAAAGTTAAGGGAGTAGTTTTAAGCTAACATTTTTTAAGTCTGAAACTTAGTATTTAATGATagaattgtttgttttattctGTTTGGTaatattttggaaaatattttgtttataatatatttaactaTTTATTAGTCATATTTatgtaatataataaataaataaagaatcgCCTATTAGCTGTTTCCTAATCATCAATCAATTACCTTGCATTATTTGTTAGTTTCCGATTTTCCAAGAAATAAGCCCTGACTGCGTTTCTGCGTTAGCAGGGAAGATTTA
This region of Drosophila bipectinata strain 14024-0381.07 chromosome 2L, DbipHiC1v2, whole genome shotgun sequence genomic DNA includes:
- the Glyat gene encoding uncharacterized protein Glyat; amino-acid sequence: MGSTTTEIARDQWALLRDLYAGDRKNLTGFDLLEYFINYQPLSDGESIKIYTTDKNWSAHGNYILIHKMTKMSFLYLNTIRGSLKDLGYLLCSLKIKGFHLINAYGEDLKPLVEQYWLKRGQDLNKLEHPGAVVYHLPSSEVENMKTDGVNPSFKVDYLSLEHVNLIDQHWAYRSDDSLTLIRGLMEHHVSAGVFNSSGEPLAWCLRSPHGSLGNLHVLTDHRRKGLGSMVVQFIAKEILKTGSEVLATVLLENKSSRNMFEKLGFRPINILYWAVIP
- the LOC108125864 gene encoding uncharacterized protein — its product is MSGEDSLIEIRRTEWTKLRALYAHRDTDPQGYPCLNNFISWVEYEPSIEAKILSLNGNWEDDGTFLLTLDLDVGIKHLYFNTLSDNLDRVTRAIECLKNIENEYTFFGFCSRLKPVVETISKKYYTKELHIVDTIWYQVSKDLIDTFKIEAPTGITLSNLKIEDAETINEIWPHRSDKSVNFVRHLIKLNVNVGAYDDNGKLVAWCLRLPIGSLGLLQVLDTHKRLGLGSLLVKSMAIKISALGDQVLAPVVTKNIPSRTMFEKIGFRAIDTIYWAD